DNA sequence from the Fusarium verticillioides 7600 chromosome 2, whole genome shotgun sequence genome:
AGACGTAAAGTTTTCTTAGCCTAGCCACTTAATACCTTTCAATCCTTACAGAAATGCCCTCCGATAAGGGACTCTAACTTAAAGAGAATACTTAAAAAATAATAGAGCCTATAGAATCTCTACAAGCTAAGGATAAAGAGTCACGCTGCAAGCATACAAGCATCTAACAATACGATGCTCCAGTAATCATATTTTGGGCGGGGTTCAATTTGTTTCTGTTTGTTACGAGAAATCAAGATAAcatttaaaaaaaaaaaaatctttATAAATCACGCTTTAACTGACGATGTCCTAACTGAAGTGCAAACCAGACCTCCGACGCCTATCGCTTTTCACGCTtgtttctttgcctttgcaTCACCACCTCACCCACCCCACGAAAATCGCAGGTGTCTCCATTAACTATGTACTGTGAGGTTTGAATAGACTTTATCCAAGTACCTACTTGATTGAGAATCACTGCAGGATCGTTGGGGGCGGGAACGGGTGTCACATATAATCCAAAACGGAAGTATAAATATTGAGAAACCCCCCCAAGAAATGTAGAGAtttggagagaaaagaatgaCTACTCGTCTGAGTGTGTTGGATACCCTATTACGTGGTCAGTAAACATAGCATATAAGCATGCCAGGGCTTCAAACTTACACCATGAGCAAACTGCGATGATGGAATAAAGACAGATGAGAAGCCAACCCTCCAGCCAGTGACTTTTACCGTCTGCGATCAAGTAGTTGACGAGCAAAACAGCCACGAACATAGTTGCAACTTGGAACAAGTCGAAACTCAagttcatctcatcgttgCCCATTCCCCAGCCGATAATAACCAACAAGGGAATCAAAAAGAGAGCAACCTGCATAGAACTTCCAACGGCCACACCGATGGCCAGATCCATTTTATCCTTGATTGCGACGGTCACGGCTGTGGCGTGCTCGGCTGCGTTACCCACGATAGGCAACAGGATCAGTCCTACGAACTCTTCTGATACACCTCCGGTCTTGGTGACGGCATCAATGGAATCAACCATGAATTCGGCACAGAGAGCGATCAGGACGGTGGCGATTGTCAGCGTAGCGATGGCCACCCAGAAGTGTAGCTGaggctcttcctcctcatcttcgtcctcttcggACTTTAGAAGTCTGTGAGGGTTCATAAGCATCTCAGACAAACGCTCATTCTCTTCACGTCCTGTCAtgccaccgccaacaagagcaCCGGGAACCATGATACCCTGTCGGATGTCGCCAGCTCCGGCACTTCCACGGGACCAAGGCTTAGCAGCAACCTTCTGGCCTTCCTTGGCGAATGTGCTCTGGTGAGTCTTgagctggaagaggagatagGCGGCATAaacgatgaggaggatcaCTGCTGTGCCTCTTGAGAGCCGGGCCACGTTAGCGGGCGGGGTACCCTTTGCTTGATCGAAAACAGTTGGCACAATGACTGAGGCGACGGCGAGAGCGAGCATGCTGTGAGACCAATTAGCAGTCGTCCAACTAACATGTAGAGGCACTTACCTAGCGGCGGTTTGGGCGACAGTTTCGTTGAAATATTGACTCTCGCGTCGCAAGCCAccgaaaaagaaacagaagccCAGAACCAGTAGAAGGTTACTTAGAATTGAGCCCACCAGTGACGTCTGGACGATAATGACTTTTCCATCGACAAGAGCCAGGATAGCCACAATGAGTTCAACGGCGTTTCCAAAGGTCGCATTGATCAGACCACCCAAGACCTCACCTGTTCGCAGAGCGATCTCCTCTGTAGCGAAACTGAGAATGGCGGCTAAGGGTATAATTGCGATGAAATTTACCACGAAGACGGCGATTCGATTAACGCTGTGGATGTAATTGAGAGCGATACCGACCGGGGCGGCTATGAGGAGGATATTAATGTATGAGTTGAGAAAGGTTCTCTGAAGTTGGTTCCGGACGGTAAATGGCTCCTTGGGCTCGACCTTGCGGAATATTTTTGTAGACTCTCGTTTCTTAAGTTTTCGCTTTTCGAGATCGATATTGTTGTCTGCTGCAGCTGGGATATCCTCGCGTTTTCTGTTTCGCAATTGATTTTCGTCGCTGACGAGCGAGCGCTGTGAGACGGGGATATCATCGTTCCCCTCAATTGGTGAACCCCCAATCGTCTTCTCTCGGTCATAATCgccttctttgcttctcctcataTCTGTCATCGTCTCTGCTGTTGACCACTCTCTGGCTGGTCCGCTTCGACCAGGTTCGGTGACAGCGTGTGCCAGGGTCTGGCCAGCTGTCTCCTCTCGTGTGGTTTGTTGTTCCAGGCGGCCGGCGTCAGAAAGAGCGCGTGTTTGACGTTTCCACTCGACGTGACGAAAGGGATTCCAAGATTGATCGGTGCTGGTACGGCTGAGAGTATGCGCTTGAcgcttgatgttgaagtggttgaCTGTGAGTGGTGGTGTGAGTGAGTAGCCAAGATAGCAAGCAGAATAGCAGTGGCAGATAGCAGACAGCGGGAGGAGTTCTAGGGCATGTGGTAGAGAAACCAATGATTGACACTATGGATACGAGAAAAAGTGAAGAAACTGAAAGGGGACCTTACAGGAAGACATCGCCAAGAAACTAGGGTCCAAGTTCTTACGTGGGTCAACTGATGCGAATGTTCCGTATGTACCGTAAAGTTGGGCTGCGTTGCGTATCACTCGCGGCGCGGCACGGCACTATAAAGtataaaagaaaaaagacagAGACAAAAGATGGGGATGCCAAGGTTTcgagagaaaaaaaaaacagggACCAAGTTCACTCGATGGAGGTGGGCTTGGCCTaggttttgttttgttgattgATTTCAGGTATTGCTCAATGTTAGGTACCTGGGGAGTGAGGTCACCAGCTTTTGTCTTCCCCTTTATTTCCCTGAAATGGGTTCTATGCTGGCCGGTTATTATGAGCGACACGACACGTCAAGGAGACCTCACGACTGAACTGGCAAAAAACAGGCTCCGTGAAAGGTCCGCGACAGGGAACAAGAGGCCTCCTCCTGTTCTGGAGCTCCCCAACTCCTCCAATAAGCTTGATTCTGGTTCCACTGGCATCATTAGCAGCCACAACGCCAGCTAACATGACTGAGTGGCTGTATTCGTGTCCATGACCAGACGGTGATAGCCAGCGAGTTACAGAGTACAGTAAACGATTCAGGGTTGTGCAGCTGACGACTTCACTGAGCAACAGCCCCATTGGCAGGCTATGTCCATGGCTCATCAGCTAGTAAACGACTTGTAGTCTAACTTAAATGACCAGACGCCAGCcagagtcttgttcttgcgGGCTGTGGGTCGTCGTCAACTACCTGAAtacctactccgtatccGTAGGTACGTGAGAATTAATGCTCGCAGGattaggtaccttagttagACTCCGCCAAGCCGGCTAACTTTGCCGGCACGATCTGCTTATGCCTTGGCGATCTGACTACCACGACAAGCAATCAAAATTATGTCATCTATGCATCTCTTTATCCAAttgccttgtttcttggcACTCACATGGCATATTCATTTCCGCCCTATGTCCAGCTTTGCTTGTTTTAGACTTGCACTTTTCGCATCGTCGTACAACTTTAACTCGAAAATTATACGATAAACCAGTCCCACTCCTCGAGGCCATTGTCATTCCCAAATCGAAGTTGAGGcccctcttctttcttttgcaGTGTAGTGAGCTTTACCACTGTTTCCAAGTATGCTCAATTTATGTACAGCTAGTCATTTCTTATGccagtcatcatcacaagGGGATAAGATCCAGTGGCTATCACAATATTGTCTTTGTATTTAAATGGTCCTAAATGCGCGAGCTTCGCTGATATGCATTGTATGCTGCGCTTGATCTCTTTCCCGTCCGACCAAAAGATGAACTATATGGCCTCGTGGCTATAGCTCAGGTATCATCAAATTGAAAAGCCACAATGCTCCAAAACgccattcctcttctcttaGCTGCATTTTCACTTCAGAAGACCAATGTATGCCCCATCGGCCAAAGCCATTTTCCCAATAAACGCTTTCTTCGATGCACCCTCGCGGGCTGACAAACGCCTGTCCCTGTCACTTTCGTTACTTGCTTGAAAGCAGTCCAATTCACTTCATAGCCCATGTTCCATCAACGTCTGCTCAAATCcagtctccatctccaagatctgcaTCCATCTCTGGCTCAGGTAAGGGGTTTTTTCGAGGTCGACCCCTTTTTCGTGGCTGGGAGTCAGAACGCGCCCGTTTCTTGCGGCCACCAGGCGTATGTCCTCCCTTTCGCTTGCGTCCCCTATCCGCAGCAGCTTCgccctcttcatcctcgtctgcGCTGGGAGTCGATGGCCCTAAGTCCATCTGTTCGCCGTCATCGGCGACCTTGAATTCCTTGTCAACGTTGAGGAGTTCAACAAGGTCGGTACACTTCCTGATCATtcgctcttgatcttgaagaccaGCCATATGAGACTCAATCTCGTCCCAGACCTTATCTCCGTGAACTCCTTGGACCTTGACTGGCGTCTTATTGAGATCTTTAGCCAGTGCTTTGGCCTTACTGTCGTGTCGGCTAGTTCCCATGCCGTAAAGTCGGCGCAGATACGTTCGCGTCTCCCACATTGACAGCAGAATGATAGATGCCGTTGTGAGCTGACGAAGGCGGCTGGGCTCAACGTTGGCTGCAACCGCGAGCGCTGCCGGGGGCTGTCCATCGACGGGTGCTGCTAGAGCCATTGACTCGTTTTGAATTCCGGGGATGCTCGCTGGGGTGTCAGATGCCGATAATTGCAGGGCATCCACACTGACATTAAAAACTTCTGACTCGATGGCCTGAGCGACGGGGGCGCCCGTGCTCGTCACCATTTTTTCGATCGCATTGACGGTGGTTTGCAACTCTCCAACGGTCTGATATTCGAAGAAGGCCAGGTTCTCGGTGATGAACCGTGCAAAGGCCATGTGGGATGGGACTTCCTCGCTTATATCGAGTTTGACTAAATCAAAGTCCAACTGGCCACAGAGCTTATCTAAAAAGCGCTGACgattcttcatcttgctAATCTTCAGCACCTCCATCAAGAAGTGTAACTTGGACTGGAAAGGGTTGGTGGTGGCACCGCGCGTGTCCTCTACTACATCGCGTTGATAGGCAAAAGCCGATTGCACTGCTTTGGCATACTCTCTTTCCAAAACAGTTTCGTGCTTCTCATGCGAATATCGATGTTCGGAGAAAGCCAGTTCTGCAATTCTGCGGTTTGACGATGTTTCGAGAGTCATCAAGGTAACACAAGTCTCCTTGGGGTGTGTCAAGCCTTGTCGGTTAATGCTGCCGAGAACTTCTGCGGCGAGAAAGGCATGGTCGCCCTGGCTTGAAACTGCAATTCGAGAAACGTGCTTCAGGAACCTCTGGGAGGTGGCGCTGGCCACATCGTCAAAGTTTGTCCCTCCCATGACTGCAagctccctcttcttgcCAGTTGCTGGTGCTTCGGCCGCTGTTTCAGATCGCTTTTCTTCCATGAAAAGAAACTCTCTGATTGATCTCAAGATGAGTACCTCAAGACCAGGTATCTGCTCTTTGAAAACCTGATCAAACAAGGTGTACAGTTTAGGGACAACATAGTTGCGAGGCCATGCTTGGCAAATCAATCCAAGGGCGTCGAGCGCTGACTTGCGAATCTCGAGTGGTTTAGAAGGCGCGGCAAGCGGTATcagcttctcgatggcgaGCATAGGAACGGTTTCTCCTTTCCAGGCCGGCAACTTCGATTTGAACCAAGCAGTCCATTCGTCGAGCTTACAATGTTTTGCGATCATGCCAATTAATAGGCTATATCCATAGGTAAGAGTGGTAGCCGTCTGGTCGATAGGTCTGGCCTGGATTTGTACGAGTTTCTGAATGCTGGAATGTAGAGCAGAAACCAGAGGCGTGTAATTATTGAGTAACCCACAAACAACCTGAGTGCAGGCAACTAGATCGTCGAGAGGGTTCCGTTGGTTGACTCTTGTGATAGCCTTGAGCAAGAAGGTGCGTATTTCAGACAGAAACTCGGTATGGACACTGGAAAGAGTGGGCAACACTCGGCGATAGATGATTGTCACGTGCCGGAAAGCAGCCAACTCCTCTGGCGTAGAGAAGTTCGCAAGATGTGGTTTCAGGAGGCGTATCTGTTCGAAATTGAACAGTTTGGGATCAGCATTAGCAAATATCGTGAGCACCTGCAAAGCGTCGCGCCCAGACGGAGTTGAAGGATCATCCGGATCGAGGTTATCGATTAATCCAAACATGTTAGCAACGAGTTTGGTACAGACTGTGAAAGGTCCACCCAGAGACTTATCCTTTGGTTTCAGGATGGTTCGAAACACCTTGTCAAGCATTTCAGTAACCGTACCGGACTTGACAGTCTGGATGACAAGCGACACGTGCTCGTTGAGTGAAGTTTGGTAAACTGCGGTTCCGTCGTCTTGGTAAAAGGGCGCAAACCAAACCTCCTCTATCATCTGGCGGGCTAAATCACGGACACCCTCATCTGGATCCTGTACTCGACGCAACAGCCCGTTCGCTATCATGCTCCGCAGTGCCTTGCTTGGATTGCGAAGATAGATATCGCGAGTAAGCTTCATTGCACGTTTGCGTACACCGAGGCCATTGTCATGGAATCGATTGACAATCATGGGAGTCAAGGACGTCTCAAGACGTGGTCGCATCGTCATGCAGTTACCAAGCAGTCCCAGAGCAGAGTCTCGCACTTGAATTGATGAATCGCCAGCACATTCCAGAATCAGATCAATCACGGTATTGTCGGCATCCAAGATTGAGGGGTCAGTCTCGAGCACTTGGTTCACGCTCTTGAGACTGCGGCTTCGGACTGTAGCTTGGTCACTGGCCAtagagccaagaagaatgtTCAGGATCTTGCTGAAAGCTTCGCATAGTGGTGAACGTAGTAAGATGATCGAGTAAGAAAGTTTGGCTTGATTTGTCGATACAGTCTTGATTTTGAACGTGTATTCATTGGCAAGCCATCGCCGGTCCTCgaccatcatcctcaatcgATAAGCCAGGCGTCCAAGTTCCTCATCTCgttcgtcatcttcatctgtgTAAGAGTCGTAGCCTACATGTACCTGGGATGCCCAGCCCGTAATGAGAAACGAGATGGCACTCGACAGATGTGGATCTTCGTCACTCCTGCTCTGCACATGCTCTAGAACGACCCGATAGGGCCCAGTCCAAGCTACCAGCTGTTCCAAGCGAGTTTTGTGTTCCAGAGCTTGATTGGCGACATCGGCAAGATATTCGGACAACTCGTCACCGTCTGTCCCATCGGAGGAACTCGTGAGACTTTGAACACGAGAACGGAGGCGGGAAATGGCAGCACTCAGTCCGCCCAATAGTTCCAGTGCCATATTTTTCGCTGGGGCAGCAGTCTTGGGTGCTTCGAAAAGCTGGaccatcatgatcatcagAAGGCGAAGCAATAGTTCAGCTGACGGCCAGTCGGGTGAATCAAGGCAAGTAGTAAAATCTTCCAcgaacagatcaagaagatttCGGTAAGGGGTATCTCCAGATTTGGTCGACCCGATGGCACgtttgacgatgaagcttATCACATAAGATGCATTGCGCTGCGCCGCATCAGACAATGGAGCAACAGAGATCTCAAGGTCCTTGATAGCAACAGCGTGTTGCTTCGCGCCCTGTACCTCACTCTTAATCGATGAAACAAATTGCTTTGCAAGTGGCGCGCGATCCTCCTCATCGGAAGTTCCTTCTTGCTCGTGATTGGGGTTATTGTTGAGATTGCGCATCAATTTACTGCGTGTTTGATTCTTGTTGTTATCCACTCGCCCCGAACTAGCTTGAACCAGCCTCATGATCAAAGCTGACACAGGCTGAATATTTTTCCCGTCGGATAGCTTGAACTGTCGAGCACTTTGCTTGCCGACGGGGAGCTTCTCCAGGGATGTAAgaatgtcgtcgatgatgccttGGCGTTGCTCAGgtttgatcaagaagatctgTGAGAGCATGTCCATTGCCACGGACCGAAGCCCGTCAAACTTTTGAACTCCCAGGACAGAGTCCTTCTCAAAGTATGCATTCTCCATGAAAATAAGTCGGGAGGCGGTGTACTCCATTGAATTGATCACTGACTCTGAGAGCTCGATCTTGGTAACAAGTTCTGCTAACAAGGCGAACAACTTCTGGCAAGAGAGGAAGACAGTGTTGATAGGCTTCTTGTGCTTGGAAAGCAACTTGAATACAACAGATGCAGGTCCAGATGGCCGGAGTTCCACGAGAGGCATGACAATGTCCTCGGTGACCTTTCTGAAGACATCAGCGCATCTCTGGATAACAGATTCCGAATACAGCTGCTTGTCTTCTCGTCCGCCCGAGAGAATACGCAGGCATGTGCGAGCTGACTTCAGCATTGTCTCCACGTCCGAAAGCTGTTGTACCCATGTATCAACGGCATCTTCGCCCCAAGTCTCGTCGACTCGAATCTCCAGATTCTCAACTTGCTTCAAGCTGGCATCACTCAGTTTCATGATTTCAATCAGATGCTCTACTGGGACGCGGTCGAAACATCTTAAAGCAATTGTCTTCTGAATAGCGCCATGCATCTTCTGTTGCGAAGAGGCGGTCATAGCAGCCTCTTGGTCTGGTGTCAGAGAAACAATATCGTCTTGTCCGGGTCCTGCTTCAAGCATTCGTCCTACTGAGTTGAACACAACGCGcacaagcttgtcgagcGCATGGAGGGCTGCCTCGCTGCGTTGACGCTGATCAAGGCTCTCCCCAATCAGATCTGGACTACGAGAGTAGGTTTCTTGGCTCTCTTTTCGAACGGATAGATGATGGGGATCCTCCGGCGGAGCTTCGACCTCTATGTACTCTTCTCGATTGATATTGGCAGCTGGTAGCTCAATCCGAAATGCTCCATTCTGATTAGCTTCGGTGGTCGCTTGGATGGGAAGCTGAGCTGCTGTGGCTGGAGACTGCGCCATCGGCTGTATTTGCGGTTGCTCACGTTGGACTGGCACAACTGAAAGATCTTGCTGAGGCGCATCGCTCACGTCAACATAAGTTGAAGGATCAAATTGTCTCTTAGATGGTATCGCAACTTCGATCCTAACGGAGTTTGACTTGTGTGCTTTAGAGTTATGCGCCGGCAAGTTAGGCGGTTGTGGAGGAATCGGTGACTTTATTGAAGATGATCGTTGCTTTGGTGTCGGGTGGCCAGGTGCTTGACCGTTGACCTGCTTGGCATCAGAAGCCACGGGCTTTGTCGTCTTGAAATAGCCTCCAACTTTATCGAAGACATTTCTTGTCAGCGGCGACAAACCATCAATCAGGCTCTTGCTGGTAGGGGGGGTCGAGTTCATTCCTGAAATTGAGGTAAACTTGCTACTCGACGGTCAGATTGTGGTTCATAGTATGCACGGCATAGTTATCATACTAATGTGTTCGTTGACTGGGCTTGATTTCTTGGAGGACATGGTCAACCGCTTGCTTTACGTTGCGCGGCATCTGACTATGGCCCGCTGCTTCCTTATTTaggttgttgaagtcgtGTGTTTGAAATAGGTCATGTAGAGGAAGCGCAGGGGAGCCTGAGCCTAGAATGGGGTCGGGGATGATGTCTGACGAGAGTTAGGCGAAGATATATCGAGAAGCGGTGAGAACTGACCAGAAATGAGAGGAATGGTTGATGTTTGTGGTGAATAGGGAAGCGCCTCTTGGAGGGTGAACGGACGAGCAACAATGCCCTCCTCAGCCCCCATTTGAGCAAACTGCCCATTTGGGTCCGCCCCATGCTGCTGCGTGTTGTTCATTGTCGCCGGAGGGAAGGCGATTCATCGCATATCTTGGTTCGAAAGGAAGGAGCGAATG
Encoded proteins:
- a CDS encoding Ca2+:H+ antiporter, which codes for MTDMRRSKEGDYDREKTIGGSPIEGNDDIPVSQRSLVSDENQLRNRKREDIPAAADNNIDLEKRKLKKRESTKIFRKVEPKEPFTVRNQLQRTFLNSYINILLIAAPVGIALNYIHSVNRIAVFVVNFIAIIPLAAILSFATEEIALRTGEVLGGLINATFGNAVELIVAILALVDGKVIIVQTSLVGSILSNLLLVLGFCFFFGGLRRESQYFNETVAQTAASMLALAVASVIVPTVFDQAKGTPPANVARLSRGTAVILLIVYAAYLLFQLKTHQSTFAKEGQKVAAKPWSRGSAGAGDIRQGIMVPGALVGGGMTGREENERLSEMLMNPHRLLKSEEDEDEEEEPQLHFWVAIATLTIATVLIALCAEFMVDSIDAVTKTGGVSEEFVGLILLPIVGNAAEHATAVTVAIKDKMDLAIGVAVGSSMQVALFLIPLLVIIGWGMGNDEMNLSFDLFQVATMFVAVLLVNYLIADGKSHWLEGWLLICLYSIIAVCSWCKFEALACLYAMFTDHVIGYPTHSDE
- a CDS encoding Ca2+:H+ antiporter, translating into MSSFNHFNIKRQAHTLSRTSTDQSWNPFRHVEWKRQTRALSDAGRLEQQTTREETAGQTLAHAVTEPGRSGPAREWSTAETMTDMRRSKEGDYDREKTIGGSPIEGNDDIPVSQRSLVSDENQLRNRKREDIPAAADNNIDLEKRKLKKRESTKIFRKVEPKEPFTVRNQLQRTFLNSYINILLIAAPVGIALNYIHSVNRIAVFVVNFIAIIPLAAILSFATEEIALRTGEVLGGLINATFGNAVELIVAILALVDGKVIIVQTSLVGSILSNLLLVLGFCFFFGGLRRESQYFNETVAQTAASMLALAVASVIVPTVFDQAKGTPPANVARLSRGTAVILLIVYAAYLLFQLKTHQSTFAKEGQKVAAKPWSRGSAGAGDIRQGIMVPGALVGGGMTGREENERLSEMLMNPHRLLKSEEDEDEEEEPQLHFWVAIATLTIATVLIALCAEFMVDSIDAVTKTGGVSEEFVGLILLPIVGNAAEHATAVTVAIKDKMDLAIGVAVGSSMQVALFLIPLLVIIGWGMGNDEMNLSFDLFQVATMFVAVLLVNYLIADGKSHWLEGWLLICLYSIIAVCSWWYPTHSDE
- a CDS encoding cohesin loading factor subunit SCC2, whose translation is MNNTQQHGADPNGQFAQMGAEEGIVARPFTLQEALPYSPQTSTIPLISDIIPDPILGSGSPALPLHDLFQTHDFNNLNKEAAGHSQMPRNVKQAVDHVLQEIKPSQRTHYKFTSISGMNSTPPTSKSLIDGLSPLTRNVFDKVGGYFKTTKPVASDAKQVNGQAPGHPTPKQRSSSIKSPIPPQPPNLPAHNSKAHKSNSVRIEVAIPSKRQFDPSTYVDVSDAPQQDLSVVPVQREQPQIQPMAQSPATAAQLPIQATTEANQNGAFRIELPAANINREEYIEVEAPPEDPHHLSVRKESQETYSRSPDLIGESLDQRQRSEAALHALDKLVRVVFNSVGRMLEAGPGQDDIVSLTPDQEAAMTASSQQKMHGAIQKTIALRCFDRVPVEHLIEIMKLSDASLKQVENLEIRVDETWGEDAVDTWVQQLSDVETMLKSARTCLRILSGGREDKQLYSESVIQRCADVFRKVTEDIVMPLVELRPSGPASVVFKLLSKHKKPINTVFLSCQKLFALLAELVTKIELSESVINSMEYTASRLIFMENAYFEKDSVLGVQKFDGLRSVAMDMLSQIFLIKPEQRQGIIDDILTSLEKLPVGKQSARQFKLSDGKNIQPVSALIMRLVQASSGRVDNNKNQTRSKLMRNLNNNPNHEQEGTSDEEDRAPLAKQFVSSIKSEVQGAKQHAVAIKDLEISVAPLSDAAQRNASYVISFIVKRAIGSTKSGDTPYRNLLDLFVEDFTTCLDSPDWPSAELLLRLLMIMMVQLFEAPKTAAPAKNMALELLGGLSAAISRLRSRVQSLTSSSDGTDGDELSEYLADVANQALEHKTRLEQLVAWTGPYRVVLEHVQSRSDEDPHLSSAISFLITGWASQVHVGYDSYTDEDDERDEELGRLAYRLRMMVEDRRWLANEYTFKIKTVSTNQAKLSYSIILLRSPLCEAFSKILNILLGSMASDQATVRSRSLKSVNQVLETDPSILDADNTVIDLILECAGDSSIQVRDSALGLLGNCMTMRPRLETSLTPMIVNRFHDNGLGVRKRAMKLTRDIYLRNPSKALRSMIANGLLRRVQDPDEGVRDLARQMIEEVWFAPFYQDDGTAVYQTSLNEHVSLVIQTVKSGTVTEMLDKVFRTILKPKDKSLGGPFTVCTKLVANMFGLIDNLDPDDPSTPSGRDALQVLTIFANADPKLFNFEQIRLLKPHLANFSTPEELAAFRHVTIIYRRVLPTLSSVHTEFLSEIRTFLLKAITRVNQRNPLDDLVACTQVVCGLLNNYTPLVSALHSSIQKLVQIQARPIDQTATTLTYGYSLLIGMIAKHCKLDEWTAWFKSKLPAWKGETVPMLAIEKLIPLAAPSKPLEIRKSALDALGLICQAWPRNYVVPKLYTLFDQVFKEQIPGLEVLILRSIREFLFMEEKRSETAAEAPATGKKRELAVMGGTNFDDVASATSQRFLKHVSRIAVSSQGDHAFLAAEVLGSINRQGLTHPKETCVTLMTLETSSNRRIAELAFSEHRYSHEKHETVLEREYAKAVQSAFAYQRDVVEDTRGATTNPFQSKLHFLMEVLKISKMKNRQRFLDKLCGQLDFDLVKLDISEEVPSHMAFARFITENLAFFEYQTVGELQTTVNAIEKMVTSTGAPVAQAIESEVFNVSVDALQLSASDTPASIPGIQNESMALAAPVDGQPPAALAVAANVEPSRLRQLTTASIILLSMWETRTYLRRLYGMGTSRHDSKAKALAKDLNKTPVKVQGVHGDKVWDEIESHMAGLQDQERMIRKCTDLVELLNVDKEFKVADDGEQMDLGPSTPSADEDEEGEAAADRGRKRKGGHTPGGRKKRARSDSQPRKRGRPRKNPLPEPEMDADLGDGDWI